The genomic region ATGTCGACCCATTGGCCCTCACCCGTCCGGCCGCGGTGGAGGAGGGCGAGCAGGATCGCCATTGCCATGTACGAACCGCCGGTATGGTCCATGTACGAGAAGCCCCAACCCGCGGGCGGCTGTTCGGGGAGTCCTGAAGTAAAGGTGAGCCCGGAGAGCGCTTGGACGATGGGGCCCCAGGTCTTGAAGCGGGAGTAGGGCCCGACCTGGCCGAAGCCGCAGTTCGAGACATAGATGATGTCGGATCGGAGCTCCTTCAGCCGGGCGTAGCCGAAGCCGAGGCGCTCGAGGACGCCGGAGGCAAAGTTCTCCGCGACCACGTCGCTCTGCTCGACGATCTGCCCGAGAAGCTCGCGCCCACGCTCGGTCCGCAGGTTCAGCGTGATCCCGTACTTCTCGACGTTGTGGTTGTTGAAGCCGCCGCCGAAGTCGACGCCGCGGCGCTCGTCCGCGTAGGGCGGCATGGTTCGAAGGATGTCCCATCGACCTTCGCGTACGGGGTCCTCGATGCGGATCACCTGCGCGCCGAACGCGGCGAGCCACCTCGTGGCGCCAGCGCCGGCGAGTTGACCGGTGAAGTCGCAGATGCGCAGGTGTCCGAGCGCGTTGGCCTTCGAAGTTGACATCGACGTCGGTTGGGACGCTATTGCCGATGGCGCGAGATCGCAAGAACGTTCGCGTCCGCTCGTCGGGAGCTACACCCATTCGCGCCGAACCCATACGGATGTCGAGACAATGGCCACGCTGAACTTGCCGCCGCGCATCCCGGACGATCTGGCTGAGCGCTATCGAGCCGACGGCCTCTGGGACGATCGGTTGCTTGCCGACGGGATCGAAGCGGGCGCCCGGCAACGACCGACGGCGTTCGCCGTTGCGGACAATGAGCGTTCGCTGACCTACGCCGATCTCGCCCGAGAGATTCAGTCGGCGGTCGCGGCGTTGGCCGACGAGGGTGTGCGGCAGGGCGCCGAAGTCCTCTTGATCGCGGGGAATACCGTTGCGGGTGTCGTGGCCTACCACGCGCTGCTTCGGGTCGGGGCCACGATCGCGGTGCTGGACCGCCGATGCGGAGCGGCGGACGTGCGGTCTGCGCTCGACGTTCTCGCGCAGACCACTCTCGTCGTCGTTCCCGCATCGGAGCGCGCTCGCCTCTCGGATGGGCTCGGCCAGATGCGGGTCGTCGCCCTCGAGTCGCTCGCCGCTGGCCCGAGGCCCGGACCGTGGGCTGAGCCCGATCGAGACGACGCGCGGGTCGTGCTCTTCTCCTCGGGGACGACGGATCGTCCGAAGGCCGTGGTGCACTCGCTCAACACGCTGACGGCCGGCGCCCGGAACATGGCGCGCATCACCGGCGCCAACGAGCAAGCCGGGCTCTTCCTGGTGAGTCCGCTCACGAGCATCACCGGGGTCGTGCAGATGCACCTCGCCGCCGATCGGCACGCGGCGCTGATCCTCGAGGACGCATTTTCCCCGGAGGCCTCTCTCGAGCGGATCAACGCGTGCGGTGCGACGCTTCTCGGTGGCGCGCCCGTGATTGCAGAGCGACTGCTCCGTGCAGCCGAAGCGAGAGCCGATCGCCGCATCGCTCTTCGCTCGCTTGCGCTCGGAGGCGCGATGCTGCCGTTGCCTCTCCTCGAGCTTGCAACGGACTCTTTCGGCATCGAGATCGCGCGCGTCTACGGTTCGACCGAGGTTCCGTGTGTCACGGGCAGCGTCCCAGGAGAGGACCGCGCGAGTCGGCTCGCCGACGACGGCGTGCTTCTGCCCGGGACGGAGGTCCGCGTCGGGTCGACCGAG from Candidatus Binatia bacterium harbors:
- a CDS encoding class I adenylate-forming enzyme family protein, giving the protein MATLNLPPRIPDDLAERYRADGLWDDRLLADGIEAGARQRPTAFAVADNERSLTYADLAREIQSAVAALADEGVRQGAEVLLIAGNTVAGVVAYHALLRVGATIAVLDRRCGAADVRSALDVLAQTTLVVVPASERARLSDGLGQMRVVALESLAAGPRPGPWAEPDRDDARVVLFSSGTTDRPKAVVHSLNTLTAGARNMARITGANEQAGLFLVSPLTSITGVVQMHLAADRHAALILEDAFSPEASLERINACGATLLGGAPVIAERLLRAAEARADRRIALRSLALGGAMLPLPLLELATDSFGIEIARVYGSTEVPCVTGSVPGEDRASRLADDGVLLPGTEVRVGSTESPQEGLVRGPSMFLGYADGEHDAGAFENGWYRTGDLVDLAAGRLTVVGRLKEIVNRSGLKISLNEIEAALARMPGLHEYASFVAPDPETGERLAVAVRPEPGTTVGLDEVIAHLLGEGIARRNLPEEFVVWQDPLPRTASGKVVRSRLARESTGRPVEVAARLEAEA
- a CDS encoding CoA transferase, with the protein product MSTSKANALGHLRICDFTGQLAGAGATRWLAAFGAQVIRIEDPVREGRWDILRTMPPYADERRGVDFGGGFNNHNVEKYGITLNLRTERGRELLGQIVEQSDVVAENFASGVLERLGFGYARLKELRSDIIYVSNCGFGQVGPYSRFKTWGPIVQALSGLTFTSGLPEQPPAGWGFSYMDHTGGSYMAMAILLALLHRGRTGEGQWVDMSCTDAGLTLNGPAILDYTVNGRPMRRPGSPSSNRNEWPPMAPHGIYPARGDDRWIAIACRDDRDWGALASAIGEEAVSADRFATLAGRGAAEEELDELVARWTRTRDDYEAAAALREAGVPASAIARPSERIDECESTRDWGLWPTAEHSKVGRVRVDGLPVHFSETDWKIERGAPCLGEHNDEIFSTLLGLSQVEIDELRGAAVI